In a genomic window of Mycolicibacter heraklionensis:
- a CDS encoding 4a-hydroxytetrahydrobiopterin dehydratase produces the protein MALLTDDQIDAALTSLDGWERADGALRRSVKFPAFLAGIDAVRQVAERAEAADHHPDIDIRWRTVTFALVTHSEGGITDKDVGMASEINRILAS, from the coding sequence ATGGCTTTGTTGACTGACGACCAAATCGACGCCGCGCTGACCTCACTCGACGGGTGGGAGCGGGCCGACGGGGCGTTGCGCCGCTCGGTCAAGTTCCCGGCTTTTCTGGCGGGTATCGACGCGGTGCGACAGGTCGCCGAGCGCGCCGAAGCGGCCGATCACCACCCCGACATAGACATCCGCTGGCGCACGGTGACGTTCGCCCTGGTGACGCATTCCGAAGGCGGCATCACCGACAAGGACGTGGGGATGGCCAGCGAGATCAACCGGATTCTGGCGAGCTGA
- a CDS encoding amidohydrolase family protein: MARVLELGGPGPVVPDEGFGAFLVNFMPDRDSAERLSGNRLAHMDRVGIDVQVVSHGANSPGNLDHPEAVELCRLVNNALAEQISEHPTRFRGFATLPLHDPVAAADELKRCVDELGFVGTLVSGSCGGRFLDDEQFDVVLAAAETLDLPIYVHPGVPENPVSTAYYAGQWPAAVHFMFSGPAFGWHAEAGIHILRLILSGALDRHPGLKLLSGHWGEFVAGWLDRLDESIGWTGQRLERPVSAYYREQVWATPSGMYSQNQLNFIVAELGADRIIHSEDFPYVVRDNVSTFLEQADLNDEQRHAIAHGNAERVMRL; encoded by the coding sequence GTGGCTCGGGTCCTGGAACTCGGAGGGCCGGGGCCCGTGGTCCCCGATGAAGGGTTCGGAGCCTTCCTGGTGAACTTCATGCCCGACCGGGACTCGGCCGAGCGGTTGAGCGGAAACCGGCTGGCGCACATGGACCGGGTCGGCATCGACGTGCAGGTCGTCTCGCACGGCGCCAACAGTCCCGGCAATCTCGATCATCCCGAGGCCGTCGAACTGTGTCGACTCGTCAACAATGCTCTCGCCGAGCAGATTTCGGAACATCCCACACGATTCCGCGGATTCGCCACGCTACCGCTGCACGATCCCGTCGCGGCCGCCGACGAACTGAAGCGCTGTGTCGACGAACTCGGGTTCGTGGGGACGCTCGTCTCCGGGAGCTGCGGTGGGCGGTTCCTCGACGACGAGCAGTTCGACGTGGTCCTGGCCGCGGCCGAAACTCTTGACTTGCCGATCTATGTCCACCCCGGTGTGCCGGAGAATCCCGTGTCGACGGCCTATTACGCCGGGCAGTGGCCGGCGGCCGTGCATTTCATGTTCTCCGGTCCCGCCTTCGGCTGGCACGCTGAGGCGGGTATTCACATTTTGCGACTCATCTTGTCGGGCGCACTGGACCGCCATCCCGGCCTCAAGCTGCTGAGCGGCCACTGGGGTGAGTTCGTCGCCGGCTGGCTCGACCGGCTCGACGAGTCGATCGGTTGGACGGGCCAGCGCCTGGAACGCCCGGTGAGCGCGTACTACCGCGAGCAGGTTTGGGCGACTCCGTCCGGCATGTACAGCCAGAACCAGCTGAACTTCATCGTCGCGGAGCTCGGTGCCGACCGGATCATCCATTCCGAAGACTTTCCCTACGTGGTCCGGGACAACGTGTCGACATTCCTCGAGCAGGCCGACCTCAATGACGAGCAACGCCACGCCATCGCGCACGGCAATGCCGAGCGGGTCATGCGGTTGTAA